From a region of the Anoplopoma fimbria isolate UVic2021 breed Golden Eagle Sablefish chromosome 16, Afim_UVic_2022, whole genome shotgun sequence genome:
- the LOC129104858 gene encoding olfactory receptor 142-like, giving the protein MTHNFSHVRLFFLSDLNETMNYRVALFSLTLLCYCFIVLVNVALIVTIILDKNMHEPMYILLCTFCMNGLYGTTGFYPKFLRDLLSPVHVISYSGCLVQALVISSFICSEMSILAVMAYDRYVAICRPLDYHSIMSKQRVLLLVCFSWLTPFCIVAMNIILTSRLKLCSPYIARLYCTNWIIVKLACFPADTIVNNIVAYISTIIYVLHGFFIVWSYVYVIKTCVNSLENRAKFMQTCVPHLTSLLIFLVTVLFDIMYIRYGATDLPQTLNNFIAIEFLVIPPIMNPLIYGFKLTKIRNKILDGITFKMKQLR; this is encoded by the coding sequence ATGACGCATAATTTTTCTCATGtaaggttgttttttctttctgatttaaatgaaacaatgaactACAGAGttgctctcttctctctcactttacTGTGTTACTGTTTTATTGTGCTGGTAAATGTTGCTCTTATTGTGACCATCATCTTGGATAAGAACATGCATGAACCAATGTATATTCTGTTGTGCACTTTCTGCATGAATGGACTTTATGGGACAACAGGTTTCTACCCCAAGTTTCTCCGGGATCTGCTGTCTCCCGTTCATGTAATCTCTTATTCTGGATGCCTTGTTCAGGCTTTAGTAATATCCTCATTTATCTGCAGTGAAATGTCTATTCTTGCAGTCATGGCATATGACAGATATGTGGCTATCTGTCGACCCCTGGATTACCACTCTATCATGTCAAAGCAAAGAGTGTTACTGTTAGTATGTTTCTCCTGGCTAACACCTTTCTGCATTGTTGCCATGAATATTATTCTTACATCTAGATTAAAGCTATGCAGCCCATATATTGCCAGACTTTATTGTACGAATTGGATTATTGTTAAACTTGCTTGTTTTCCAGCTGACACCATTGTTAACAACATAGTAGCATACATTTCAACAATCATTTACGTACTTCATGGTTTTTTCATAGTTTGGTCCTACGTGTATGTCATCAAAACTTGTGTGAATTCTTTAGAAAACAGGGCAAAGTTTATGCAAACATGTGTGCCACATTTGACCTCCTTGCTCATTTTTCTCGTGACTGTACTTTTTGATATCATGTATATACGATACGGTGCAACAGACTTACCTCAAACACTTAACAACTTTATCGCAATAGAATTTCTTGTCATACCTCCAATCATGAATCCTCTCATTTATGGTTTTAAACTGACCAAAATTCGAAACAAAATTCTTGATGgtattacttttaaaatgaaacaacttAGATGA
- the LOC129104861 gene encoding putative gustatory receptor clone PTE03, whose translation MENSTYPPYFNLTMFVNIGNYRYPAFVLCLLLCTFIILANLVIIVLISREKTLHEPMYIFIMCLSINSLYGSAGFFFRFLRDLLSDTHLIPRAACFTQIYVVYTYASYELTLLGIMAYDRYVAICQPLHYHNTITSKMILKLLAFALIYPVFSVAACVYLASRLPLCGNKIPKVFCANWPVVKLSCVSTLINNLVGMLVSTCTVFLPLAFVMYTYIRIILICRKRSSEFKSKVMQNCLPHIVTFVNYSITVFCDVALSRINLEALNPFLAIILSLEFVVIPPIVNPLVYGLKLPEIRKCMLNMFSCSQPERKTPQK comes from the coding sequence ATGGAAAACAGTACTTATCCCCCATATTTCAACCTCACCATGTTTGTGAACATAGGCAACTACCGCTACCCAGCATTTGTCCTGTGTCTCCTGCTGTGCACTTTTATTATCTTAGCTAATCTTGTCATAATAGTGTTGATATCTCGAGAGAAAACTTTACACGAGCCcatgtatatttttatcatgTGTCTATCTATTAACTCTCTGTATGGCTCTGCTGGCTTCTTCTTCAGATTTCTGAGAGACCTTCTGTCTGATACTCATTTGATTCCACGCGCAGCTTGTTTCACTCAGATCTATGTTGTTTACACATATGCATCCTATGAGCTCACACTGTTGGGCATTATGGCCTATGATCGTTATGTTGCTATATGTCAACCTTTACATTACCACAACACAATAACTTCCAAGATGATTTTAAAGTTGCTTGCCTTTGCATTGATTTACCCAGTCTTTTCAGTTGCAGCCTGTGTTTATCTGGCCTCCAGACTTCCATTGTGTGGCAATAAGATACCCAAGGTATTCTGTGCCAACTGGCCTGTTGTAAAATTGTCATGTGTCAGTACTCTGATTAATAACCTTGTCGGCATGCTTGTGTCCACATGCACGGTATTTTTGCCCTTGGCTTTTgtcatgtatacatatatacgaaTTATTCTCATCTGTAGGAAACGCTCTTCAGAGTTCAAGAGCAAAGTCATGCAAAACTGTCTGCCACACATTGTTACATTCGTCAATTACTCCATTACTGTGTTTTGTGATGTTGCTCTAAGCAGAATTAATCTTGAGGCGCTGAATCCTTTTCTAGCAATAATTCTATCACTCGAGTTTGTTGTTATTCCCCCTATTGTGAATCCTCTTGTGTATGGCCTGAAGTTACCAGAAATtagaaaatgtatgttaaatatgttttcatgctCTCAACCTGAGAGAAAAACCCCACAAAAATAA
- the zgc:162780 gene encoding putative methyltransferase DDB_G0268948, producing the protein MAYRLYEGKEHASSYWKYRISPSDHLIQQVLNFLEKQIGHPFELAVDVGCGSGQGTLLLAKHFASVVGTDVSSAQLEMALQHAKEPNITYRQCVAEELPFADSSVDLVTAMSAFHWFDRPHFLREAHRVLKPLGCLALLNYTIDMQLSYSDCCSHSLNQVCKEFYAALQPYRSAHLGPSSIELYREAYESIPYPDKEWHDCVWVKRPMPLSSYMGLVESFSSYQALLRDNPQKANALSQDFCQRLMSIMRVTAVETEVVVSVKYFYLLACKPQEA; encoded by the exons ATGGCTTACCGTCTGTATGAAGGAAAGGAACATGCTTCATCCTACTGGAAGTACAGGATCTCTCCATCAGATCATCTAATACAACAAGTGCTCAACTTCCTGGAAAAACAG ATAGGTCATCCCTTTGAGCTGGCAGTGGATGTCGGTTGCGGCTCAGGACAGGGCACACTGCTGCTGGCCAAACACTTTGCCTCCGTGGTGGGGACAGATGTTAGTTCTGCCCAGCTGGAAATGGCTTTGCAGCATGCCAAAGAGCCAAACATTACTTACAG ACAGTGTGTGGCTGAGGAGCTGCCGTTCGCTGACAGCTCAGTGGACTTGGTGACAGCCATGTCTGCCTTCCACTGGTTCGACCGACCTCACTTTCTCCGGGAGGCCCACAGAGTCCTGAAGCCCCTTGGCTGCTTGGCTCTGCTCAACTACACCATTGACATGCAGCTCAGCTACTCCGACTGCTGCTCACATTCACTCAACCAAGTCTGCAAAGAG TTTTATGCAGCCTTGCAGCCTTACCGCAGTGCCCATCTCGGTCCCAGCTCAATTGAGTTATACCGGGAGGCCTATGAATCCATCCCTTACCCTGACAAGGAGTG GCACGACTGTGTGTGGGTGAAAAGGCCCATGCCCCTGTCCAGTTACATGGGGTTGGTGGAGTCTTTCTCCAGCTATCAGGCTCTGCTGAGAGACAACCCGCAGAAAGCCAACGCGCTCTCTCAGGACTTCTGTCAAAG GTTGATGTCCATAATGAGGGTGACCGCTGTGGAGACAGAGGTGGTGGTTTCTGTGAAGTATTTTTACCTCCTGGCCTGCAAACCGCAGGAAGCCTGA
- the LOC129104859 gene encoding olfactory receptor 142-like, which produces MHNFSQVRLFLLSGLNETMNYRVALFSLTLLCYCFIVLVNVALIVTIILDKNMHEPMYILLCTFCMNGLYGTTGFYPKFLWDLLSSVHVISYSGCLVQALVIYSFVCSDLSFLAVMAYDRYVAICRPLDYHSIMSKQRVLLLVCFSWLTPFCIVAVNIILTSRLKLCSPYIARLYCSNWIIVKLACFPDDTIVNNIVAYITIIKYVFHGFFIAWSYLYVIKTCVNSLENRAKFMQTCVPHLTSLLIFLVTVLFDIMHIRYGATDLSQTLNNFIAIEFLVIPPIMNPLIYGFKLTKIRNKMLGVIAFKMKQLR; this is translated from the coding sequence ATGCATAATTTTTCACAAGTAAGGTTGTTTCTTCTTTCaggtttaaatgaaacaatgaactACAGAGttgctctcttctctctcactttacTGTGTTACTGTTTTATTGTGCTGGTAAATGTTGCTCTTATTGTGACCATCATCTTGGATAAGAACATGCATGAACCAATGTATATTCTGTTGTGCACTTTCTGCATGAATGGACTTTATGGGACAACAGGTTTCTACCCCAAGTTTCTCTGGGATCTGCTGTCTTCCGTTCATGTTATCTCTTATTCTGGATGCCTTGTTCAGGCTTTAGTGATATACTCGTTTGTCTGCAGTGATCTGTCCTTTCTTGCAGTCATGGCATATGACAGATATGTGGCTATATGTCGACCCCTGGATTACCACTCTATCATGTCAAAGCAAAGAGTGCTACTGTTAGTATGTTTCTCCTGGCTAACACCTTTCTGCATTGTTGCCGTGAATATTATTCTTACATCTAGATTAAAGCTATGCAGCCCATATATTGCCAGACTTTATTGTTCGAATTGGATTATTGTTAAACTTGCTTGTTTCCCAGATGACACCATTGTTAACAACATAGTTGCATACATAACAATTATTAAATACGTATTTCATGGTTTTTTCATAGCATGGTCCTACTTGTATGTCATCAAAACTTGTGTGAATTCTTTAGAAAACAGGGCAAAGTTTATGCAAACATGTGTGCCACATTTGACCTCCTTGCTCATTTTTCTTGTGACTGTACTTTTTGATATCATGCATATACGATACGGTGCAACAGACTTATCTCAAACACTTAACAACTTTATCGCAATAGAATTTCTTGTCATACCTCCAATCATGAATCCTCTCATTTATGGTTTTAAATTGACCAAAATTCGAAACAAAATGCTGGGTGttattgcttttaaaatgaaacaacttAGATGA
- the zgc:162396 gene encoding putative methyltransferase DDB_G0268948: MTYRLFEGKDHASTYQKYRFTPPDEVKNIILQYLDKKKGQPHLLAVDLGCGTGQNSRLLAPHFQEVVGIDISECQLEEARAVPGFSNITYRKGTAEELPFPDCSVDLLTAASAAHWFDHSRFLVEAGRVLKPRGCVALLGFSDSITRLHYHDCGGKLNQMYEEVKQVLLPYTSNRVIVSEGKLEELYSAIPFPDKERIESIQVKSSISVRNLVGFIETWSMFQGYKKKDPKAADELLLKTQKRFLEEMGVMSPDTEIEQEMEYFCVLASKPG; encoded by the exons ATGACATACCGGCTGTTTGAGGGGAAGGATCATGCCTCCACCTACCAAAAGTATCGCTTTACACCTCCAGATGAGGTCAAGAACATCATTCTTCAATACCTCGATAAAAAG AAGGGACAGCCTCATCTGCTGGCAGTGGATCTAGGATGCGGGACAGGTCAGAACTCGAGGCTACTGGCACCGCACTTCCAGGAAGTGGTGGGCATTGACATCAGTGAGTGTCAACTGGAAGAGGCCAGGGCCGTGCCAGGGTTCTCTAACATCACATACAG GAAGGGGACGGCAGAGGAACTTCCTTTTCCAGACTGCTCTGTGGACTTGCTGACAGCAGCGTCTGCAGCTCACTGGTTTGATCATTCGAGGTTCCTGGTGGAGGCAGGTCGGGTTTTGAAACCCCGGGGTTGTGTGGCTCTGCTCGGCTTCAGCGACTCTATCACCAGACTTCACTACCATGACTGTGGAGGAAAACTCAATCAGATGTACGAAGAG GTAAAGCAGGTGCTGTTGCCATACACTAGCAATCGTGTAATTGTATCTGAGGGTAAGCTGGAAGAGCTCTACTCTGCCATCCCTTTTCCGGACAAAGAGAG GATTGAGAGCATTCAGGTGAAGTCGTCAATCTCAGTGAGGAACTTGGTTGGTTTTATTGAGACCTGGTCCATGTTCCAAGGTTACAAGAAGAAAGATCCCAAGGCTGCTGACGAACTGCTGCTTAAAACTCAGAAGAG GTTTCTGGAGGAGATGGGAGTCATGTCTCCTGACACTGAAATAGAGCAGGAAATGGAATATTTCTGCGTCCTGGCATCAAAACCAGGATAA